Proteins encoded together in one Ciona intestinalis chromosome 3, KH, whole genome shotgun sequence window:
- the LOC101241961 gene encoding CUB domain-containing protein 2-like, producing the protein MSLGRKWKRIRSYWILISLTMVAKCQGLEHDNSGGMDSNDNICGGVIVNRRKGVIESPNYPIRYPERARCDWLIRAPNVNDVIELRFIDIQIETSTLCLFDYIEISHILGTSPKRFCSPASEIVRSRGNFVHVRFVSDSTDSRAGFRIAFRVLKATSTSYQTTVSIPTTPQSYHKDTSTALQITSDVPTTQSTKAVTSPRATTSLPRDSTTIEIVYSTTVPQRISDITTNQNRFEIQENNGVGDYLSSDASPSVDSGESLKSWQIVLITVTATSCVAFVSFVAFIYVGLRKSTSYHRGCLPHANDFS; encoded by the exons ATGTCATTAGGAAGAAAATGGAAACGAATTCGTTCATACTGGATTTTAATTTCTCTCACAATGGTCGcaaaat GCCAGGGACTCGAGCATGATAACAGCGGAGGAATGGACTCGAACGACAACATTTGTGGAGGAGTAATTGTCAACAGGCGGAAAG GTGTGATAGAGTCGCCCAACTATCCGATCCGATATCCGGAAAGAGCCCGCTGTGATTGGCTGATTCGGGCACCGAatgttaatgacgtcatcgaacTACGTTTCATAGATATTCAAATCGAAACTTCAACTTTGTGTTT GTTCGATTACATTGAGATATCACACATCTTGGGCACGTCACCAAAACGATTCTGTTCGCCAGCGAGTGAAATAGTTCGATCCCGAGGCAACTTCGTCCACGTTCGCTTCGTCAGCGACAGCACGGACTCCAGGGCAGGATTCCGTATCGCTTTTCGTG TATTGAAAGCCACAAGCACCTCTTATCAAACTACTGTTTCGATTCCCACAACGCCACAGTCCTACCATAAGGATACAAGCACAGCTTTGCAAATTACTTCAG ACGTACCTACAACTCAGAGTACAAAAGCGGTTACTTCACCGAGAGCGACTACGAGTTTACCACGTGATAGTACAaccatagaaatagtatactCTACAACTGTGCCTCAGAGGATCAGCGATATCACTACCAACCAAAATAGATTTGAAATCCAAGAAAATAACGGCGTCGGTGATTATTTATCTTCAGATGCTTCACCCAGTGTTGACAG CGGGGAAAGCTTGAAATCGTGGCAAATTGTCCTGATCACCGTTACAGCGACCAGTTGCGTGGcgtttgtttcttttgttgCATTTATCTACGTGGGCTTAag AAAGTCGACGTCATATCATAGAGGTTGTCTTCCCCATGCGAACGACTTCAGCTGA